The Nostoc sp. 'Lobaria pulmonaria (5183) cyanobiont' genome window below encodes:
- the tnpA gene encoding IS200/IS605 family transposase — MKTVYNHYNHSLGLATVHLVWIPCRRRRVFANNEDLKFRCIQVFQSVANDNKWVIKALEIAPVHIHLLVEYDPHHSIAQVVKAFKGRSSRILRQEFPDLLKLPSLWTHSYMFDTTGKVSTQKVLDYINDPHHG, encoded by the coding sequence ATGAAAACTGTATACAATCATTACAATCACAGCTTAGGGTTAGCAACTGTTCACTTAGTCTGGATACCATGCAGGCGTAGAAGGGTATTTGCAAATAACGAAGACTTGAAATTTCGATGTATTCAAGTATTTCAGTCTGTCGCCAATGACAATAAATGGGTTATCAAAGCTTTAGAAATTGCACCAGTTCATATCCACTTGCTGGTAGAATACGATCCGCATCATTCAATTGCTCAGGTTGTGAAAGCGTTTAAAGGACGCTCCTCACGGATTTTGAGGCAAGAATTTCCTGATTTACTTAAGCTTCCTAGTTTGTGGACACATTCTTATATGTTTGATACCACAGGAAAAGTCAGCACACAAAAAGTACTGGACTATATCAATGATCCACATCACGGCTGA
- a CDS encoding RNA-guided endonuclease InsQ/TnpB family protein produces MKTLKFKLYQHKRNRYLKASINAAGVIYNYCIALHKRYYRMWGKHLNCAKLQAHIAKIRKRKEFWQSVGSQAVQDICQRIEKAYQLFFKYHKSCVRPPGFKKVKKYKSFTLKQTGYKFLGGNRLRIGNRVYQYWNSREIEGKIKTLTIKRTPLGELFVVIVVDSDDESKIKFTTGKTAGFDFGLKTFLTCSDGSKIESLQFFKQSLNCLKKANRHHSRKLKGSSNKERARKNLARAHEDIANRRTDWFWKLAHNLTNRFDVLCFETLNLKGMKRLWGRKVSDLALRDFLDILGWVAKKKGKQVVYIDQWYPSSKTCFCCGHVIDTLDLSVREWRCPSCQSVNGRDDNASKNIQTVGASMVGLGDFRRATPAIAV; encoded by the coding sequence ATGAAGACATTAAAGTTTAAGTTGTACCAACACAAGCGAAATAGATACCTCAAAGCTAGTATTAATGCCGCTGGGGTAATTTACAACTATTGTATTGCTCTCCACAAAAGATATTATCGGATGTGGGGAAAACACTTAAACTGTGCAAAACTTCAAGCTCATATTGCCAAGATACGCAAGCGTAAAGAGTTTTGGCAGTCGGTTGGTTCTCAGGCAGTGCAAGATATTTGCCAACGCATAGAGAAAGCCTACCAACTATTTTTTAAATACCATAAATCATGTGTTAGACCGCCAGGATTTAAGAAAGTCAAGAAGTATAAATCATTTACACTAAAGCAAACAGGGTACAAGTTTTTAGGTGGTAATCGCTTAAGAATTGGAAACAGGGTTTATCAATACTGGAACTCTAGAGAGATTGAGGGGAAAATCAAAACTTTGACCATTAAGCGCACACCACTTGGTGAATTGTTTGTGGTCATTGTCGTGGATAGTGATGATGAATCAAAAATCAAATTCACGACTGGTAAGACAGCGGGATTTGACTTTGGACTGAAGACATTCCTCACTTGTTCAGACGGTTCTAAGATTGAATCACTCCAATTCTTTAAACAATCACTCAATTGCTTAAAGAAAGCGAATCGGCATCACTCTAGAAAGTTAAAAGGTTCATCCAACAAAGAACGAGCAAGAAAAAACTTAGCACGCGCCCATGAAGACATAGCCAACCGCAGAACTGATTGGTTCTGGAAATTAGCGCATAACCTAACTAATAGATTTGATGTGCTGTGCTTTGAAACGCTAAACCTCAAGGGCATGAAGCGTCTTTGGGGAAGGAAAGTTAGTGATTTAGCGCTTCGAGATTTCCTAGATATTTTGGGTTGGGTGGCGAAGAAAAAAGGTAAACAAGTGGTCTATATTGACCAGTGGTATCCTTCTAGTAAAACTTGTTTCTGCTGCGGACATGTAATAGACACTTTGGATTTATCGGTCAGAGAGTGGCGTTGTCCATCATGTCAATCTGTGAATGGGCGCGATGACAACGCGTCTAAGAATATTCAAACCGTTGGGGCATCAATGGTTGGGTTAGGCGATTTCAGACGGGCTACGCCTGCAATCGCTGTCTGA